Sequence from the Acidobacteriota bacterium genome:
GCAGGCGCGGGCGCGTGGCGGCGTCGGTGTTACAGCAGAGCCTGCGTGCAGGAACTGCGATCGGTGCGCACTGCGCGGAAGCAGAATCTGCGCTCACCCGCCGCCACCTGATCTCCCTGAGATCCGGCGCCCTCCGCGAAGCGCGCGAGGCGCAGTACTGGCTCCAACTCCTCGCGCAATCCCATCAGTGCGGTAACGAGACGGAAGTGACAGCCCTCCACGCCGAAGCCACGGAACTGGTGGCCATCCTCACCACATCAGTACGGCGACTGAGGGAAATGGCATGAGAAAAGGGCAGCGAAAAGTCCAAAGGC
This genomic interval carries:
- a CDS encoding four helix bundle protein; its protein translation is MATTRRDLVVRCAAFSARLLRFHASERRRGRVAASVLQQSLRAGTAIGAHCAEAESALTRRHLISLRSGALREAREAQYWLQLLAQSHQCGNETEVTALHAEATELVAILTTSVRRLREMA